A stretch of the Argentina anserina chromosome 6, drPotAnse1.1, whole genome shotgun sequence genome encodes the following:
- the LOC126800849 gene encoding DExH-box ATP-dependent RNA helicase DExH17 isoform X3, producing MNIDIACLFLIKVCILLYFNSLQSECFPACFHSDENMVVSAPTGSGKTVIFELCILRLLSRFISEDESFKPTNGTLKTIYIAPSKALVQEKVRDWTQKFRSRGIVCLELTGDNESYSTRNLQEADIILTTPEKFDAVTRYRVKDGGLGFFSDIALLLIDEVHLLNDPRGAVLEAIVSRIKMLAHNPEMKSSALAHVRFLAVSATIPNIEDLAEWLTVPVQGIKRFGEEMRPVKLTTKVFGYAPAKNDFLFEKRLQNYIFDILMQYSRGKSALVFCSTRKGAQEAAQVLSQTVMAFGHSNPFIKSREQQERLREASMSCIDKHMQSYMIYGVGYHNGGLCLKDRNLVESLFLKGDLQILCTTNTLAHGINLPAHTVVIKSTQHFNKEKGVYMEIDRSTLLQMCGRAGRPPFDDTGMVVIMTRRDTVHLYENLLNGCEMVESQLLSCLTEHLTAEIVQLTVSDITRAIEWMKCSFLYVRMKKNPAHYAIKKVISNDRIEKHMLEVCVQKINELSRHQMIWTDEDGFLLKPLEPGRLMTKYYLKFDTMKYIIQTPVNCSLEDALHVICRAEEISWIQLRRNEKKLLNDINTDKDGRLRFHILGDRGKRKKRIQTREEKIFLLANDCLTGDPSVHDLSLTQDMNSICSNGCRIARCMKEFFIYQKNYKGALNSMLLAKSMYQKLWDDSPYLLKQLPGIGMVTAKALHSMGVKSFETLAEADPRRIEIVTGRKYPFGNHIKESLLSLPPKVDLKIEETECRGQGKMKLMITLTRLSPTLQSTKRHYADMIVASEEDNLILFHEKIRVDEFSSPYSATVLLQNPQQGKLTVKADLIFEDYIGIDLNQELLFNKESNLSSKNKRGKRASALPLPEEICIIEDDTFESLSKVHEDEIPAKVQNECLPNSTKSKRVDDSMPSFKLLEDDSEEDEDHEVANPVHEDELPAKVQNDAKVVTQQTVFDHIREKAKNFPILVPPNNVFPPSSEPLVLTRKHAREKKLGPESGADVLEELEWNKVPRQTVVNPSSEPKKAEQHLSHVNNHQTPRSSAALNFMDDRAGHPSDHLEDGTLKTLTGETIFEHIRTKAKNFPVISKPNVVEAESLIQRKECPYLTDREFSTTAALKGTKPNEVLRDTERDRRLFSVSSRNPSGVLDASSGGIRNGANVASSNMLSFDISMFKNPKRPADLGSTMENARKKHQRSPIVPPRHCSLTAVNKSREVETFLGFESVFSFL from the exons ATGAATATTGACATCGCGTGTTTGTTCTTAATAAAAGTGTGCATATTGCT GTATTTCAACTCTTTGCAGAGTGAATGCTTTCCTGCTTGTTTCCACTCGGATGAGAACATGGTTGTGTCAGCACCAACTGGAAGTGGTAAAACAGTCATTTTTGAGCTTTGTATTTTGAGGCTACTTTCAAGGTTCATCTCTGAGGACGAAAGTTTTAAACCTACAAATGGAACTCTCAAGACA ATCTATATTGCCCCATCAAAGGCTTTAGTTCAGGAGAAGGTTCGTGATTGGACCCAGAAGTTCAGATCTCGGGGCATAGTTTGCTTGGAGCTCACAGGAGATAATGAATCTTACAGCACCAGGAATTTACAGGAAGCAGACATTATTTTAACCACTCCTGAG AAATTTGATGCAGTAACGCGGTATCGTGTGAAAGACGGTGGATTGGGCTTTTTCAGCGATATAGCACTGTTACTTATTGATGAAGTTCATCTGTTGAATGATCCCCGGGGAGCAGTTTTGGAAGCAATAGTTAGTAGAATAAAAATGCTTGCTCACAACCCTGAGATGAAATCAAGTGCTCTGGCTCATGTTCGTTTTCTAGCTGTGTCTGCCACAATTCCAAATATTGAGGACCTTG CGGAGTGGCTCACGGTGCCTGTCCAAGGGATTAAAAG GTTTGGAGAAGAAATGAGGCCAGTGAAGCTGACTACAAAAGTTTTCG GCTATGCTCCAGCAAAAAATGATTTCCTATTCGAAAAG CGCCTGCAAAACtacatttttg ATATCCTTATGCAATATTCAAGAGGGAAGTCTGCTCTAGTTTTTTGCTCAACTAGAAAAGGTGCACAAGAAGCAGCACAGGTACTTTCTCAGACAGTCATGGCCTTTGGCCATTCAAATCCATTCATTAAAAGCAGAGAACAGCAAGAGAGGCTAAGGGAAGCTTCAATGTCATGCATTGACAAACATATGCAATCATATATGATTTATGGTG TTGGTTATCACAACGGTGGCCTTTGCCTCAAAGATCGTAATCTCGTTGAAAGTCTTTTCCTGAAGGGTGATCTTCAAAttttgtgcacaacaaataCTCTTGCTCATGGAATCAACCTACCAGCACATACAGTAGTTATCAAATCAACACAGCACTT caacaaagaaaaaggagtCTACATGGAAATTGATCGATCTACACTACTGCAG ATGTGCGGAAGGGCAGGTCGGCCACCATTTGATGATACAGGAATGGTTGTAATCATGACAAGAAGAGATACG GTTCACTTGTATGAGAATCTCTTGAATGGATGTGAAATGGTAGAATCACA ATTGCTTTCATGTTTGACGGAGCATTTAACTGCGGAGATAGTTCAACTGACGGTCTCTGATATTACAAGGGCAATTGAATGGATGAAGTGTTCGTTCTTGTATGTGAGAATGAAGAAG AACCCTGCACACTATGCAATAAAAAAAGTGATTTCCAATGACCGTATAGAGAAGCATATGCTAG aGGTCTGTGTACAGAAAATTAATGAGTTATCGCGGCATCAGATGATATGGACTGATGAAGATGGTTTTTTGTTGAAGCCACTAG AACCTGGGAGGCTGATGACAAAATACTATTTGAAATTCGACACGATGAAATACATTATTCAGACACCTGTAAACTGCAGTTTGGAGGATGCTCTTCATGTTATATGCCGTGCTGAGGAAATTtcat GGATACAGCTCAGACGCAATGAGAAGAAGCTTCTAAATGACATAAACACTGATAAAGATGGGCGACTCCGCTTTCACATTCTTGGTGACAGAGGGAAGCGAAAAAAGCGTATTCAAACCAGAGAAGAAAAGATATTTCTTTTGGCTAATGACTGCTTAACTGGTGATCCTTCGGTTCATGATCTATCCCTTACCCAG GATATGAACTCCATATGCTCAAATGGCTGTAGAATTGCCAGGTGCATGAaagaattttttatttaccaAAAGAATTACAAGGGAGCTCTGAACTCAATGCTTTTGGCAAAGTCTATGTATCAAAAACTCTGGGATGACAGTCCATACTTGCTGAAACAATTACCAGGGATTGGAATGGTGACTGCAAAG GCACTACATTCGATGGGAGTGAAATCATTTGAGACGCTAGCTGAGGCTGATCCTAGAAGAATAGAGATTGTCACTGGTCGAAAGTACCCATTTGGGAACCATATAAAAGAGTCTCTACTCTCTCTACCTCCAAAAGTGGATTTAAAAATTGAGGAAACTGAATGTCGGGGGCAAGGCAAAATGAAGCTAATGATTACACTAACTAGGCTATCACCGACACTCCAATCAACAAAACGACATTATGCTGACATG ATTGTAGCTTCAGAAGAAGATAATCTGATTCTCTTTCATGAGAAAATAAG AGTTGATGAATTCTCAAG CCCCTATAGCGCAACAGTTCTTCTCCAGAATCCTCAACAAGGAAAGCTGACTGTTAAGGCTGATCTTATATTTGAAGACTACA TTGGTATTGATCTAAACCAGGAGCTTTTATTTAATAAGGAAAGCAACTTAAGCTCAAAGAACAAACGAGGAAAAAGAGCATCCGCTCTTCCTCTACCAGAGGAAATATGTATCATAGAAGATGATACTTTTGAAAGCCTAAGTAAAGTTCATGAAGATGAGATTCCTGCTAAAGTTCAAAATGAGTGTCTCCCAAACTCGACAAAATCCAAAAGGGTAGATGATTCCAT GCCCAGTTTCAAGCTTCTGGAGGATGACTCTGAAGAAG ATGAGGACCATGAGGTTGCTAACCCTGTTCATGAAGATGAGCTTCCTGCCAAAGTTCAAAATGATGCCAAAGTTGTGACACAACAAACTGTATTTGACCACATACGTGAAAAGGCAAAGAACTTCCCTATCTTGGTGCCACCAAATAATGTGTTTCCTCCATCATCAGAGCCCTTGGTTTTGACAAGGAAACATGCTCGTGAGAAGAAGCTTGGACCGGAGAGTGGAGCAGATGTTCTGGAAGAATTAGAATGGAATAAAGTTCCAAGACAAACTGTGGTCAATCCATCTTCAGAACCTAAAAAGGCAGAACAACATCTTTCTCATGTCAATAATCATCAGACTCCCAGAAGCTCAGCTGCCCTTAACTTCATGGATGACAGAG CAGGGCATCCTTCTGATCACCTCGAAGATGGCACATTGAAAACGTTAACAGGAGAAACAATATTTGAGCACATACGCACAAAAGCTAAGAATTTTCCGGTGATCAGTAAACCGAATGTGGTGGAGGCCGAGTCTTTAATCCAGAGAAAAGAATGCCCGTATTTGACTGACAGAGAGTTTAGCACTACTGCCGCGCTGAAAGgaacaaaaccaaatgaaGTTCTCAGAGATACTGAACGTGATAGGAGGTTGTTCTCCGTAAGCTCCCGCAACCCATCTGGAGTATTGGATGCTTCTTCTGGTGGGATACGCAATGGAGCCAATGTTGCATCAAGTAACATGCTGTCTTTCGATATCTCCATGTTCAAGAATCCAAAGCGACCTGCAGACCTTGGAAGCACGATGGAGAATGCTAGGAAGAAGCATCAGCGCTCACCAATTGTACCACCAAGGCACTGCTCATTGACAGCAGTTAATAAGTCCAGGGAAGTAGAAACATTTCTCGGGTTCGAGAgtgtcttttcctttctctga
- the LOC126800849 gene encoding DExH-box ATP-dependent RNA helicase DExH17 isoform X1, with amino-acid sequence MDSYTLKSVGDLPAPFRACFNFRYFNSLQSECFPACFHSDENMVVSAPTGSGKTVIFELCILRLLSRFISEDESFKPTNGTLKTIYIAPSKALVQEKVRDWTQKFRSRGIVCLELTGDNESYSTRNLQEADIILTTPEKFDAVTRYRVKDGGLGFFSDIALLLIDEVHLLNDPRGAVLEAIVSRIKMLAHNPEMKSSALAHVRFLAVSATIPNIEDLAEWLTVPVQGIKRFGEEMRPVKLTTKVFGYAPAKNDFLFEKRLQNYIFDILMQYSRGKSALVFCSTRKGAQEAAQVLSQTVMAFGHSNPFIKSREQQERLREASMSCIDKHMQSYMIYGVGYHNGGLCLKDRNLVESLFLKGDLQILCTTNTLAHGINLPAHTVVIKSTQHFNKEKGVYMEIDRSTLLQMCGRAGRPPFDDTGMVVIMTRRDTVHLYENLLNGCEMVESQLLSCLTEHLTAEIVQLTVSDITRAIEWMKCSFLYVRMKKNPAHYAIKKVISNDRIEKHMLEVCVQKINELSRHQMIWTDEDGFLLKPLEPGRLMTKYYLKFDTMKYIIQTPVNCSLEDALHVICRAEEISWIQLRRNEKKLLNDINTDKDGRLRFHILGDRGKRKKRIQTREEKIFLLANDCLTGDPSVHDLSLTQDMNSICSNGCRIARCMKEFFIYQKNYKGALNSMLLAKSMYQKLWDDSPYLLKQLPGIGMVTAKALHSMGVKSFETLAEADPRRIEIVTGRKYPFGNHIKESLLSLPPKVDLKIEETECRGQGKMKLMITLTRLSPTLQSTKRHYADMIVASEEDNLILFHEKIRVDEFSSPYSATVLLQNPQQGKLTVKADLIFEDYIGIDLNQELLFNKESNLSSKNKRGKRASALPLPEEICIIEDDTFESLSKVHEDEIPAKVQNECLPNSTKSKRVDDSMPSFKLLEDDSEEDEDHEVANPVHEDELPAKVQNDAKVVTQQTVFDHIREKAKNFPILVPPNNVFPPSSEPLVLTRKHAREKKLGPESGADVLEELEWNKVPRQTVVNPSSEPKKAEQHLSHVNNHQTPRSSAALNFMDDRGHPSDHLEDGTLKTLTGETIFEHIRTKAKNFPVISKPNVVEAESLIQRKECPYLTDREFSTTAALKGTKPNEVLRDTERDRRLFSVSSRNPSGVLDASSGGIRNGANVASSNMLSFDISMFKNPKRPADLGSTMENARKKHQRSPIVPPRHCSLTAVNKSREVETFLGFESVFSFL; translated from the exons ATGGACTCGTATACGCTTAAGTCTGTGGGAGACTTGCCGGCTCCTTTTCGAGCTTGTTTTAATTTTAG GTATTTCAACTCTTTGCAGAGTGAATGCTTTCCTGCTTGTTTCCACTCGGATGAGAACATGGTTGTGTCAGCACCAACTGGAAGTGGTAAAACAGTCATTTTTGAGCTTTGTATTTTGAGGCTACTTTCAAGGTTCATCTCTGAGGACGAAAGTTTTAAACCTACAAATGGAACTCTCAAGACA ATCTATATTGCCCCATCAAAGGCTTTAGTTCAGGAGAAGGTTCGTGATTGGACCCAGAAGTTCAGATCTCGGGGCATAGTTTGCTTGGAGCTCACAGGAGATAATGAATCTTACAGCACCAGGAATTTACAGGAAGCAGACATTATTTTAACCACTCCTGAG AAATTTGATGCAGTAACGCGGTATCGTGTGAAAGACGGTGGATTGGGCTTTTTCAGCGATATAGCACTGTTACTTATTGATGAAGTTCATCTGTTGAATGATCCCCGGGGAGCAGTTTTGGAAGCAATAGTTAGTAGAATAAAAATGCTTGCTCACAACCCTGAGATGAAATCAAGTGCTCTGGCTCATGTTCGTTTTCTAGCTGTGTCTGCCACAATTCCAAATATTGAGGACCTTG CGGAGTGGCTCACGGTGCCTGTCCAAGGGATTAAAAG GTTTGGAGAAGAAATGAGGCCAGTGAAGCTGACTACAAAAGTTTTCG GCTATGCTCCAGCAAAAAATGATTTCCTATTCGAAAAG CGCCTGCAAAACtacatttttg ATATCCTTATGCAATATTCAAGAGGGAAGTCTGCTCTAGTTTTTTGCTCAACTAGAAAAGGTGCACAAGAAGCAGCACAGGTACTTTCTCAGACAGTCATGGCCTTTGGCCATTCAAATCCATTCATTAAAAGCAGAGAACAGCAAGAGAGGCTAAGGGAAGCTTCAATGTCATGCATTGACAAACATATGCAATCATATATGATTTATGGTG TTGGTTATCACAACGGTGGCCTTTGCCTCAAAGATCGTAATCTCGTTGAAAGTCTTTTCCTGAAGGGTGATCTTCAAAttttgtgcacaacaaataCTCTTGCTCATGGAATCAACCTACCAGCACATACAGTAGTTATCAAATCAACACAGCACTT caacaaagaaaaaggagtCTACATGGAAATTGATCGATCTACACTACTGCAG ATGTGCGGAAGGGCAGGTCGGCCACCATTTGATGATACAGGAATGGTTGTAATCATGACAAGAAGAGATACG GTTCACTTGTATGAGAATCTCTTGAATGGATGTGAAATGGTAGAATCACA ATTGCTTTCATGTTTGACGGAGCATTTAACTGCGGAGATAGTTCAACTGACGGTCTCTGATATTACAAGGGCAATTGAATGGATGAAGTGTTCGTTCTTGTATGTGAGAATGAAGAAG AACCCTGCACACTATGCAATAAAAAAAGTGATTTCCAATGACCGTATAGAGAAGCATATGCTAG aGGTCTGTGTACAGAAAATTAATGAGTTATCGCGGCATCAGATGATATGGACTGATGAAGATGGTTTTTTGTTGAAGCCACTAG AACCTGGGAGGCTGATGACAAAATACTATTTGAAATTCGACACGATGAAATACATTATTCAGACACCTGTAAACTGCAGTTTGGAGGATGCTCTTCATGTTATATGCCGTGCTGAGGAAATTtcat GGATACAGCTCAGACGCAATGAGAAGAAGCTTCTAAATGACATAAACACTGATAAAGATGGGCGACTCCGCTTTCACATTCTTGGTGACAGAGGGAAGCGAAAAAAGCGTATTCAAACCAGAGAAGAAAAGATATTTCTTTTGGCTAATGACTGCTTAACTGGTGATCCTTCGGTTCATGATCTATCCCTTACCCAG GATATGAACTCCATATGCTCAAATGGCTGTAGAATTGCCAGGTGCATGAaagaattttttatttaccaAAAGAATTACAAGGGAGCTCTGAACTCAATGCTTTTGGCAAAGTCTATGTATCAAAAACTCTGGGATGACAGTCCATACTTGCTGAAACAATTACCAGGGATTGGAATGGTGACTGCAAAG GCACTACATTCGATGGGAGTGAAATCATTTGAGACGCTAGCTGAGGCTGATCCTAGAAGAATAGAGATTGTCACTGGTCGAAAGTACCCATTTGGGAACCATATAAAAGAGTCTCTACTCTCTCTACCTCCAAAAGTGGATTTAAAAATTGAGGAAACTGAATGTCGGGGGCAAGGCAAAATGAAGCTAATGATTACACTAACTAGGCTATCACCGACACTCCAATCAACAAAACGACATTATGCTGACATG ATTGTAGCTTCAGAAGAAGATAATCTGATTCTCTTTCATGAGAAAATAAG AGTTGATGAATTCTCAAG CCCCTATAGCGCAACAGTTCTTCTCCAGAATCCTCAACAAGGAAAGCTGACTGTTAAGGCTGATCTTATATTTGAAGACTACA TTGGTATTGATCTAAACCAGGAGCTTTTATTTAATAAGGAAAGCAACTTAAGCTCAAAGAACAAACGAGGAAAAAGAGCATCCGCTCTTCCTCTACCAGAGGAAATATGTATCATAGAAGATGATACTTTTGAAAGCCTAAGTAAAGTTCATGAAGATGAGATTCCTGCTAAAGTTCAAAATGAGTGTCTCCCAAACTCGACAAAATCCAAAAGGGTAGATGATTCCAT GCCCAGTTTCAAGCTTCTGGAGGATGACTCTGAAGAAG ATGAGGACCATGAGGTTGCTAACCCTGTTCATGAAGATGAGCTTCCTGCCAAAGTTCAAAATGATGCCAAAGTTGTGACACAACAAACTGTATTTGACCACATACGTGAAAAGGCAAAGAACTTCCCTATCTTGGTGCCACCAAATAATGTGTTTCCTCCATCATCAGAGCCCTTGGTTTTGACAAGGAAACATGCTCGTGAGAAGAAGCTTGGACCGGAGAGTGGAGCAGATGTTCTGGAAGAATTAGAATGGAATAAAGTTCCAAGACAAACTGTGGTCAATCCATCTTCAGAACCTAAAAAGGCAGAACAACATCTTTCTCATGTCAATAATCATCAGACTCCCAGAAGCTCAGCTGCCCTTAACTTCATGGATGACAGAG GGCATCCTTCTGATCACCTCGAAGATGGCACATTGAAAACGTTAACAGGAGAAACAATATTTGAGCACATACGCACAAAAGCTAAGAATTTTCCGGTGATCAGTAAACCGAATGTGGTGGAGGCCGAGTCTTTAATCCAGAGAAAAGAATGCCCGTATTTGACTGACAGAGAGTTTAGCACTACTGCCGCGCTGAAAGgaacaaaaccaaatgaaGTTCTCAGAGATACTGAACGTGATAGGAGGTTGTTCTCCGTAAGCTCCCGCAACCCATCTGGAGTATTGGATGCTTCTTCTGGTGGGATACGCAATGGAGCCAATGTTGCATCAAGTAACATGCTGTCTTTCGATATCTCCATGTTCAAGAATCCAAAGCGACCTGCAGACCTTGGAAGCACGATGGAGAATGCTAGGAAGAAGCATCAGCGCTCACCAATTGTACCACCAAGGCACTGCTCATTGACAGCAGTTAATAAGTCCAGGGAAGTAGAAACATTTCTCGGGTTCGAGAgtgtcttttcctttctctga
- the LOC126800849 gene encoding DExH-box ATP-dependent RNA helicase DExH17 isoform X2: protein MDSYTLKSVGDLPAPFRACFNFRYFNSLQSECFPACFHSDENMVVSAPTGSGKTVIFELCILRLLSRFISEDESFKPTNGTLKTIYIAPSKALVQEKVRDWTQKFRSRGIVCLELTGDNESYSTRNLQEADIILTTPEKFDAVTRYRVKDGGLGFFSDIALLLIDEVHLLNDPRGAVLEAIVSRIKMLAHNPEMKSSALAHVRFLAVSATIPNIEDLAEWLTVPVQGIKRFGEEMRPVKLTTKVFGYAPAKNDFLFEKRLQNYIFDILMQYSRGKSALVFCSTRKGAQEAAQVLSQTVMAFGHSNPFIKSREQQERLREASMSCIDKHMQSYMIYGVGYHNGGLCLKDRNLVESLFLKGDLQILCTTNTLAHGINLPAHTVVIKSTQHFNKEKGVYMEIDRSTLLQMCGRAGRPPFDDTGMVVIMTRRDTVHLYENLLNGCEMVESQLLSCLTEHLTAEIVQLTVSDITRAIEWMKCSFLYVRMKKNPAHYAIKKVISNDRIEKHMLEVCVQKINELSRHQMIWTDEDGFLLKPLEPGRLMTKYYLKFDTMKYIIQTPVNCSLEDALHVICRAEEISWIQLRRNEKKLLNDINTDKDGRLRFHILGDRGKRKKRIQTREEKIFLLANDCLTGDPSVHDLSLTQDMNSICSNGCRIARCMKEFFIYQKNYKGALNSMLLAKSMYQKLWDDSPYLLKQLPGIGMVTAKALHSMGVKSFETLAEADPRRIEIVTGRKYPFGNHIKESLLSLPPKVDLKIEETECRGQGKMKLMITLTRLSPTLQSTKRHYADMIVASEEDNLILFHEKIRVDEFSSPYSATVLLQNPQQGKLTVKADLIFEDYIGIDLNQELLFNKESNLSSKNKRGKRASALPLPEEICIIEDDTFESLSKVHEDEIPAKVQNECLPNSTKSKRVDDSMPSFKLLEDDSEEDEVANPVHEDELPAKVQNDAKVVTQQTVFDHIREKAKNFPILVPPNNVFPPSSEPLVLTRKHAREKKLGPESGADVLEELEWNKVPRQTVVNPSSEPKKAEQHLSHVNNHQTPRSSAALNFMDDRAGHPSDHLEDGTLKTLTGETIFEHIRTKAKNFPVISKPNVVEAESLIQRKECPYLTDREFSTTAALKGTKPNEVLRDTERDRRLFSVSSRNPSGVLDASSGGIRNGANVASSNMLSFDISMFKNPKRPADLGSTMENARKKHQRSPIVPPRHCSLTAVNKSREVETFLGFESVFSFL from the exons ATGGACTCGTATACGCTTAAGTCTGTGGGAGACTTGCCGGCTCCTTTTCGAGCTTGTTTTAATTTTAG GTATTTCAACTCTTTGCAGAGTGAATGCTTTCCTGCTTGTTTCCACTCGGATGAGAACATGGTTGTGTCAGCACCAACTGGAAGTGGTAAAACAGTCATTTTTGAGCTTTGTATTTTGAGGCTACTTTCAAGGTTCATCTCTGAGGACGAAAGTTTTAAACCTACAAATGGAACTCTCAAGACA ATCTATATTGCCCCATCAAAGGCTTTAGTTCAGGAGAAGGTTCGTGATTGGACCCAGAAGTTCAGATCTCGGGGCATAGTTTGCTTGGAGCTCACAGGAGATAATGAATCTTACAGCACCAGGAATTTACAGGAAGCAGACATTATTTTAACCACTCCTGAG AAATTTGATGCAGTAACGCGGTATCGTGTGAAAGACGGTGGATTGGGCTTTTTCAGCGATATAGCACTGTTACTTATTGATGAAGTTCATCTGTTGAATGATCCCCGGGGAGCAGTTTTGGAAGCAATAGTTAGTAGAATAAAAATGCTTGCTCACAACCCTGAGATGAAATCAAGTGCTCTGGCTCATGTTCGTTTTCTAGCTGTGTCTGCCACAATTCCAAATATTGAGGACCTTG CGGAGTGGCTCACGGTGCCTGTCCAAGGGATTAAAAG GTTTGGAGAAGAAATGAGGCCAGTGAAGCTGACTACAAAAGTTTTCG GCTATGCTCCAGCAAAAAATGATTTCCTATTCGAAAAG CGCCTGCAAAACtacatttttg ATATCCTTATGCAATATTCAAGAGGGAAGTCTGCTCTAGTTTTTTGCTCAACTAGAAAAGGTGCACAAGAAGCAGCACAGGTACTTTCTCAGACAGTCATGGCCTTTGGCCATTCAAATCCATTCATTAAAAGCAGAGAACAGCAAGAGAGGCTAAGGGAAGCTTCAATGTCATGCATTGACAAACATATGCAATCATATATGATTTATGGTG TTGGTTATCACAACGGTGGCCTTTGCCTCAAAGATCGTAATCTCGTTGAAAGTCTTTTCCTGAAGGGTGATCTTCAAAttttgtgcacaacaaataCTCTTGCTCATGGAATCAACCTACCAGCACATACAGTAGTTATCAAATCAACACAGCACTT caacaaagaaaaaggagtCTACATGGAAATTGATCGATCTACACTACTGCAG ATGTGCGGAAGGGCAGGTCGGCCACCATTTGATGATACAGGAATGGTTGTAATCATGACAAGAAGAGATACG GTTCACTTGTATGAGAATCTCTTGAATGGATGTGAAATGGTAGAATCACA ATTGCTTTCATGTTTGACGGAGCATTTAACTGCGGAGATAGTTCAACTGACGGTCTCTGATATTACAAGGGCAATTGAATGGATGAAGTGTTCGTTCTTGTATGTGAGAATGAAGAAG AACCCTGCACACTATGCAATAAAAAAAGTGATTTCCAATGACCGTATAGAGAAGCATATGCTAG aGGTCTGTGTACAGAAAATTAATGAGTTATCGCGGCATCAGATGATATGGACTGATGAAGATGGTTTTTTGTTGAAGCCACTAG AACCTGGGAGGCTGATGACAAAATACTATTTGAAATTCGACACGATGAAATACATTATTCAGACACCTGTAAACTGCAGTTTGGAGGATGCTCTTCATGTTATATGCCGTGCTGAGGAAATTtcat GGATACAGCTCAGACGCAATGAGAAGAAGCTTCTAAATGACATAAACACTGATAAAGATGGGCGACTCCGCTTTCACATTCTTGGTGACAGAGGGAAGCGAAAAAAGCGTATTCAAACCAGAGAAGAAAAGATATTTCTTTTGGCTAATGACTGCTTAACTGGTGATCCTTCGGTTCATGATCTATCCCTTACCCAG GATATGAACTCCATATGCTCAAATGGCTGTAGAATTGCCAGGTGCATGAaagaattttttatttaccaAAAGAATTACAAGGGAGCTCTGAACTCAATGCTTTTGGCAAAGTCTATGTATCAAAAACTCTGGGATGACAGTCCATACTTGCTGAAACAATTACCAGGGATTGGAATGGTGACTGCAAAG GCACTACATTCGATGGGAGTGAAATCATTTGAGACGCTAGCTGAGGCTGATCCTAGAAGAATAGAGATTGTCACTGGTCGAAAGTACCCATTTGGGAACCATATAAAAGAGTCTCTACTCTCTCTACCTCCAAAAGTGGATTTAAAAATTGAGGAAACTGAATGTCGGGGGCAAGGCAAAATGAAGCTAATGATTACACTAACTAGGCTATCACCGACACTCCAATCAACAAAACGACATTATGCTGACATG ATTGTAGCTTCAGAAGAAGATAATCTGATTCTCTTTCATGAGAAAATAAG AGTTGATGAATTCTCAAG CCCCTATAGCGCAACAGTTCTTCTCCAGAATCCTCAACAAGGAAAGCTGACTGTTAAGGCTGATCTTATATTTGAAGACTACA TTGGTATTGATCTAAACCAGGAGCTTTTATTTAATAAGGAAAGCAACTTAAGCTCAAAGAACAAACGAGGAAAAAGAGCATCCGCTCTTCCTCTACCAGAGGAAATATGTATCATAGAAGATGATACTTTTGAAAGCCTAAGTAAAGTTCATGAAGATGAGATTCCTGCTAAAGTTCAAAATGAGTGTCTCCCAAACTCGACAAAATCCAAAAGGGTAGATGATTCCAT GCCCAGTTTCAAGCTTCTGGAGGATGACTCTGAAGAAG ATGAGGTTGCTAACCCTGTTCATGAAGATGAGCTTCCTGCCAAAGTTCAAAATGATGCCAAAGTTGTGACACAACAAACTGTATTTGACCACATACGTGAAAAGGCAAAGAACTTCCCTATCTTGGTGCCACCAAATAATGTGTTTCCTCCATCATCAGAGCCCTTGGTTTTGACAAGGAAACATGCTCGTGAGAAGAAGCTTGGACCGGAGAGTGGAGCAGATGTTCTGGAAGAATTAGAATGGAATAAAGTTCCAAGACAAACTGTGGTCAATCCATCTTCAGAACCTAAAAAGGCAGAACAACATCTTTCTCATGTCAATAATCATCAGACTCCCAGAAGCTCAGCTGCCCTTAACTTCATGGATGACAGAG CAGGGCATCCTTCTGATCACCTCGAAGATGGCACATTGAAAACGTTAACAGGAGAAACAATATTTGAGCACATACGCACAAAAGCTAAGAATTTTCCGGTGATCAGTAAACCGAATGTGGTGGAGGCCGAGTCTTTAATCCAGAGAAAAGAATGCCCGTATTTGACTGACAGAGAGTTTAGCACTACTGCCGCGCTGAAAGgaacaaaaccaaatgaaGTTCTCAGAGATACTGAACGTGATAGGAGGTTGTTCTCCGTAAGCTCCCGCAACCCATCTGGAGTATTGGATGCTTCTTCTGGTGGGATACGCAATGGAGCCAATGTTGCATCAAGTAACATGCTGTCTTTCGATATCTCCATGTTCAAGAATCCAAAGCGACCTGCAGACCTTGGAAGCACGATGGAGAATGCTAGGAAGAAGCATCAGCGCTCACCAATTGTACCACCAAGGCACTGCTCATTGACAGCAGTTAATAAGTCCAGGGAAGTAGAAACATTTCTCGGGTTCGAGAgtgtcttttcctttctctga